The following proteins are co-located in the Fibrobacter sp. UWEL genome:
- a CDS encoding extracellular solute-binding protein, giving the protein MKMYKNVIGLVAVATLAFGLAACNDSKESKKKGASVSEADCPALADDPEATGEFDPIASKDARPCGSITLWGSAMPKSFNMWEDYNSFSAELMGMMYEPLVSLHTTEDREVGVLADSWTVGEDGRTFTFHVDARAKWSDGKPVTAEDVQFYYDVIMDEKNLTPIFKVGLSRFDRPEVVDAQTIKMVAKETHWGNFWEAAGMLAFPKHVWQGKDFNQIRYEFPVVSGPYKIKTFREDRYVELARRADWWGFKKNWNRGKYNFQKIRYRFMNDQTKALEAFKKQDFNAYAIYTSSIWMKQTDFDAVQKGWAVKQRIYNKEPIGFQGMAINLRKPEYQDVRVRKALNYLLNREAMNEKYMYGQYFLQNSYYPDLWPNNTNPTATMYSYNPDQARALFAEAGYKVNAEGVLEKDGKPFKINFITSSEDLRHLTLFQEDLKKVGVVATIEKMSQSTLRKRLDDADFDLYWVNWGAGRLRDPEASWSSETALQKGTNNLSGLQDAVVDSLINLQKTEFDLAKRNEILKALDNRLSEIVPYVLMWQCDHHRILYWNRYGMPEKVLDNFNREDAIPVYWWLDPAKSAALDKAMKEGSNLPIPAYDIK; this is encoded by the coding sequence ATGAAGATGTATAAGAATGTGATTGGCCTGGTTGCCGTAGCAACTCTTGCTTTTGGTCTGGCTGCTTGCAACGATTCCAAGGAATCTAAGAAAAAGGGTGCCTCCGTTTCCGAAGCGGATTGCCCGGCTCTTGCTGATGATCCCGAAGCTACCGGCGAATTTGACCCCATTGCCTCCAAGGATGCTCGCCCCTGCGGTTCCATTACCTTGTGGGGCTCCGCCATGCCTAAGTCCTTTAACATGTGGGAAGACTACAACAGTTTCTCCGCAGAACTCATGGGCATGATGTACGAACCTCTGGTTTCCCTCCACACCACGGAAGACCGTGAAGTGGGCGTCCTGGCTGACAGCTGGACCGTGGGGGAGGATGGCAGGACCTTTACCTTCCATGTGGATGCTCGCGCCAAGTGGAGTGATGGCAAGCCCGTCACCGCCGAAGACGTCCAGTTCTACTACGATGTCATCATGGACGAAAAGAACCTCACGCCCATTTTCAAGGTGGGGCTCTCCCGCTTTGACCGTCCGGAAGTGGTCGATGCCCAGACCATCAAGATGGTGGCGAAGGAAACTCACTGGGGTAACTTCTGGGAAGCTGCCGGCATGCTGGCTTTCCCCAAGCACGTTTGGCAGGGCAAGGACTTTAACCAGATCCGTTACGAATTCCCTGTGGTCAGCGGACCCTACAAGATCAAGACATTCCGTGAAGATCGTTACGTGGAATTGGCCCGCCGTGCAGACTGGTGGGGATTCAAGAAGAACTGGAACCGCGGTAAGTACAACTTCCAGAAGATTCGTTACCGCTTCATGAACGACCAGACCAAGGCTCTGGAAGCTTTCAAGAAGCAGGACTTTAACGCCTACGCCATTTATACCAGCAGCATCTGGATGAAGCAGACTGATTTTGATGCCGTCCAGAAGGGTTGGGCCGTCAAGCAGCGCATTTATAACAAGGAACCCATCGGGTTCCAGGGTATGGCGATTAACCTGCGCAAGCCGGAATATCAGGATGTTCGCGTCCGTAAGGCTTTGAACTACTTGCTGAATCGCGAAGCCATGAACGAAAAGTACATGTATGGTCAGTACTTCCTGCAGAACAGCTACTATCCGGATCTGTGGCCGAATAATACCAACCCGACGGCAACCATGTACAGTTACAATCCGGACCAGGCACGCGCCCTCTTTGCTGAAGCTGGCTATAAAGTCAATGCCGAAGGCGTTCTGGAAAAGGATGGCAAACCTTTCAAGATTAACTTCATCACCAGCAGTGAAGACCTCCGTCACCTGACTCTCTTCCAGGAAGACTTGAAGAAGGTGGGCGTGGTGGCTACCATCGAAAAGATGAGCCAGAGCACTCTCCGCAAGCGTTTGGACGATGCTGACTTTGACCTCTACTGGGTGAACTGGGGCGCTGGCCGTCTCCGCGATCCGGAAGCCAGCTGGTCCTCTGAAACTGCCCTCCAGAAGGGAACCAACAACTTGAGTGGTCTCCAGGATGCTGTGGTGGATAGCCTCATTAACTTGCAGAAGACCGAATTCGATCTGGCCAAACGCAACGAAATCCTGAAGGCTCTGGATAACCGCCTTTCTGAAATCGTTCCCTACGTTCTCATGTGGCAGTGCGATCATCATCGCATCCTGTACTGGAACCGCTACGGCATGCCCGAAAAGGTGCTGGACAATTTCAACCGCGAAGATGCCATCCCTGTTTACTGGTGGTTGGATCCCGCCAAGTCCGCAGCCCTCGACAAGGCCATGAAGGAAGGCTCAAACCTGCCCATTCCCGCCTATGATATTAAATAA
- the rnc gene encoding ribonuclease III: protein MENENLLHKVLKLWFRQKSEGGLEAKLGYRFRDPELLAHALVHRSFLMGKDLPYENNNERLEFLGDSVLNMLTTEYLYRNYPNDPEGDLSKRKSAIVSGHACAQSSKEWDLDEYIRIGKAEMKMSGRGKETILADAYEAVLGAVYLDGGLEEVRAILNKFHFPRIKDIIVANDFVNHKSALLEYLQGKRRTSPEYVLIGETGPEHQKEFTTEVHINDKTYGRGAGPNKKTAEQEAARVSLEMLLAEDAAAAAEEANKPAPAKVKPAARHAGLP from the coding sequence TTGGAAAACGAAAACTTATTGCATAAGGTTTTAAAGCTCTGGTTTCGCCAGAAGTCCGAAGGCGGGCTTGAGGCAAAGCTTGGGTACAGATTCAGAGATCCGGAACTTCTGGCTCACGCTCTGGTCCACCGTTCATTCCTTATGGGCAAGGATTTGCCCTACGAGAATAACAACGAACGTCTGGAATTCCTGGGCGACTCCGTGCTCAACATGTTGACCACCGAGTATCTGTACCGAAACTATCCCAACGACCCCGAAGGTGACCTGTCCAAGCGCAAGAGTGCCATTGTATCGGGTCATGCCTGCGCCCAGTCCAGTAAGGAATGGGACCTGGACGAATACATCCGCATCGGCAAGGCCGAGATGAAAATGTCCGGTCGCGGTAAGGAAACCATCCTGGCGGATGCCTACGAAGCAGTTCTCGGGGCTGTGTATCTGGATGGCGGTCTGGAAGAAGTTCGTGCCATCCTGAATAAGTTCCACTTCCCCCGCATCAAGGACATTATTGTGGCAAACGATTTCGTGAACCACAAGAGCGCCCTTCTGGAATACTTGCAGGGCAAGCGCCGTACTTCTCCGGAGTATGTCCTCATTGGTGAGACCGGTCCGGAACACCAGAAGGAATTCACCACGGAAGTCCATATCAACGATAAGACTTATGGCCGCGGTGCAGGTCCCAACAAGAAGACCGCAGAACAGGAAGCTGCCCGCGTAAGCCTGGAAATGCTCCTGGCCGAAGACGCCGCTGCCGCTGCCGAAGAAGCAAACAAACCCGCTCCCGCAAAGGTTAAACCCGCAGCTCGCCACGCTGGACTTCCTTAA
- the fabG gene encoding 3-oxoacyl-[acyl-carrier-protein] reductase, with protein sequence MGKLTGKKAIVTGASRGIGLAIATELASQGADVAILSTSVKEELAAKLSAELGVQVKSYACDVGNSETVQEVFKQIIADMGTVDILVNNAGITRDGLLMRMKDEDFDAVIQTNLRSVFLCTRAVARTMMGKRTGRIVNITSINAIRGQAGQANYAGAKAGVIGMTKSNAMEFASRGITVNAVAPGFIGTDMTAKMDDATKEKYAASIPLQRIGNPEDVAKAVAFLASDDASYITGQVLGVDGGLNA encoded by the coding sequence ATGGGTAAATTAACTGGTAAGAAGGCTATTGTCACTGGTGCCTCCCGTGGTATCGGTCTGGCTATTGCAACTGAACTGGCTAGCCAGGGTGCCGATGTGGCAATCCTCTCCACTTCCGTCAAGGAAGAACTGGCTGCCAAGCTCTCCGCCGAACTGGGTGTGCAGGTCAAGAGCTATGCTTGCGACGTGGGCAACTCCGAAACTGTTCAGGAAGTTTTCAAGCAGATCATTGCTGACATGGGTACCGTGGACATCCTGGTGAACAACGCCGGCATTACCCGCGACGGTCTCCTGATGCGCATGAAGGACGAAGACTTCGACGCTGTCATCCAGACCAACCTCCGCTCCGTGTTCCTCTGCACTCGCGCCGTAGCTCGCACCATGATGGGCAAGCGTACCGGCCGTATCGTGAACATTACCAGCATTAACGCAATCCGCGGTCAGGCTGGTCAGGCCAACTATGCCGGTGCTAAGGCTGGCGTTATCGGTATGACCAAGTCCAACGCTATGGAATTCGCTTCCCGCGGCATTACCGTGAACGCAGTGGCTCCTGGCTTTATCGGCACCGACATGACCGCCAAGATGGACGACGCAACTAAGGAAAAGTACGCCGCATCTATCCCCCTGCAGCGCATTGGCAACCCGGAAGACGTGGCTAAGGCTGTAGCATTCCTGGCATCCGACGACGCATCCTACATTACCGGACAGGTATTGGGCGTTGACGGGGGCTTGAACGCTTAA
- the acpP gene encoding acyl carrier protein — MNEEIFKKVTDVIVAKLEVKAEDVKPESEFSNDLGADSLDRVELVMALEDEFEVEILDSDAEKFQKVSDVVAFIESKKA, encoded by the coding sequence ATGAACGAAGAAATTTTTAAGAAGGTAACCGACGTTATCGTTGCCAAGCTGGAAGTCAAGGCTGAAGATGTGAAGCCTGAATCCGAATTCAGCAACGACCTCGGCGCTGACTCTCTCGACCGCGTCGAACTGGTTATGGCTCTCGAAGACGAATTCGAAGTCGAAATCCTCGACTCCGATGCAGAAAAGTTCCAGAAGGTTTCCGACGTTGTTGCCTTCATCGAATCCAAGAAGGCTTAA
- a CDS encoding porin family protein produces MFKKILIAALMVASFSFAQINFGVHAAANMSTLWGDDAENAETGIGFSAGLGMKISLPLLPITVAPEVLIDMRNMTDDNDATLTEWALEVPVLVRLSLLPILYVEAGPTFALNLSVSGEDDDGNEVEFNDDYFNTFEFGLAFGVGTGIVPFVDIDFRVNLGLTNMVADIENPLGKDVEVNAKNLQFALGATYWF; encoded by the coding sequence ATGTTCAAGAAGATCCTTATCGCAGCCCTCATGGTTGCAAGCTTCTCTTTCGCACAGATTAACTTTGGCGTACACGCCGCTGCAAATATGAGCACCCTTTGGGGTGACGATGCTGAAAACGCTGAAACAGGCATTGGTTTCAGTGCAGGCCTTGGCATGAAGATTTCCCTTCCCCTGTTGCCCATCACCGTAGCACCGGAAGTATTGATCGATATGCGTAACATGACCGACGATAACGACGCAACTCTCACCGAATGGGCATTGGAAGTTCCCGTTCTGGTCCGTCTCTCTCTCCTCCCCATCCTCTATGTGGAAGCAGGTCCCACCTTCGCACTCAACCTGAGCGTTTCTGGAGAAGACGATGATGGCAACGAAGTTGAATTCAACGACGACTACTTCAATACTTTTGAATTCGGCCTGGCATTCGGCGTTGGTACCGGCATCGTTCCCTTCGTAGACATCGACTTCCGCGTGAACCTGGGTCTTACCAACATGGTTGCCGACATCGAGAACCCTCTTGGCAAGGACGTCGAAGTTAACGCAAAGAACCTCCAGTTCGCTCTGGGCGCAACCTACTGGTTCTAA